In the Chitinispirillum alkaliphilum genome, TAAATAGCTCAACGGCTTAGGGTTTTGACTATTTTTCACCGAATGCTCTGCGGTGTTGATCGTAGGGCATTTTTTTTATCAAGGGAAAAACAGGAAAAAAAGTGGCATAACAGGTAGCTTTATCTTATGCCAGGGGGGAAAGTGAGAATGGAACCTGAAATAAAATGAGATTACGACAGGAGATAATATGGGAATCTACAGCTGCCTAAAAAAACTACTGTTTCACCAACATCATCGCTAGCCTCCAATAAAAATAGTTTTATGTTTTCTTTTTGAGGCAATTTGGCAATACTAGGATAATTATATCCAGTTTTAAACATTGAAAGGAGAGGCTCAGTTATTTTCTTAATGCCAGGTAAAGAACTCTTGATATCAGATGAGTATTCAAGTGGTAACGTGTTTTCCTCCAATTCACCCCACATTTTGTAAAAATCTTTTTCATGTGGGCCAAAATTTAGAGTAATATCCGGCTCTATAACTATAGTATCTGTATCTGAAACTTCACAATAGCCGTTGTGAGCCAAGTCAGCGATAGTATAGCCAAAGTTACACAGGATACACAGTATTAAAAAAAAGCACCTTAAATGGACCTTGGCTTTCATTCATATTCTCCTTACGCTAAAAGTGTAACGAAATTATTAACTATAAATGACTATGTTGATACTGATGATGTACCACAGCTTACATTCTCAGGACTAAAGGACCTGGATAAGAAGAAAAAATACTAGTCTGTACGCTTACGTACTGCAGAATTTAATAACTATAAGTGAGATCTGTGTTTGCAAACTAAATATTCAAAAGCTCAGATCAATGTTTGATATTTTTGCGTTTTCTGATTGAAATTCAACGGTTACATCTGCTGTACTAAAAACTTCATCATCTAATAAAATGTGTACATGAATAGAATAGCTGGTAGAATCAACTTTATACACATCAGATATTTTGTAGCCGTTAATATTCTCACCTTGTCCTCCGAGCCAATTATCATACCACAGTATATTACATAAATGGTTATCCTCCCCCAAATGAAACATTTCTTCAAAAGGATTAAAATTTTGTTTGGAGTTCACCATTGCATTGCTACATTTCAGATTTTTGCTTATTAAAACTCTTTTATAGCTTTCGGAGAAGTACTTTATTTCATTAAGTTTGTTTTCGTATGTTTCAATGTCGAGACCATACTTATCTGGTGCTAGTTTTTTGAAAGACGCATTTTGATAATCACTCGAATTACCTGTCTTGTATATCTGATGAATATACCAGTTATAAAATTCGTCGACTAAGCTCGTGGCTATGTTGGTTGAATCACAATTGTTTCTGTTATTTATAATTTCTGGCTCTTCTTCTATATATTCACTTGAAAAACAACTATGGTACATCAGTAATGGGAATAACAATGCTAAAATTTTCATTATCTATCACTCTTTCATTTTGATATGCTTGGACGTACCAACATCCAACTCGCGTGGTCACCATCAAAAACCTTAAACGGTGTGCTAGGAGAAAGCAGTGCTCCAGAGACAAAGATTCATATTTGGCTTGCGGTACTTTTAATAAAACGAACAGACATGGTACTGTGAGGGGGAGAACCAATGCTTTACAAACAAATACCCCAACATACATACTTATTTATTTGGCAGAACTTAGTATTTTTACCATCTCAGGTGTGCCAAAATTTTCAGACCATTGCAATGGGGTGTAACCCTCATGATCGGTTACATAGATATCGACTCCATAAGAAATGAACAGTTCGACTAATTTAATATTATTGTTTTTTACTGCGAAAATAATAGGATAATTAGTATAATTCACGCCAGTTTCTCTTATTCCATTTACATTAGCTCCCTTTTTTATCATTTTTTTTGCTAATTCAATAGCGATTTTTTCGTCATTAATCTTTGATGCCAGTACCAGTGGAGTTGTAGCGTTCTCATCGTAGATCTGATCAATATTATCGTATACTTCGTAATTTATTAGCATCTTTATAATCTCAAATTTATTAAAAACAAAACCAGTATAGAGCAGATCATATTCATAAATATTGTCTGTTAAGCAATAGTATAAGCATGCCCCACTCTTAAGTAGCTCAAGAATTTCATTCATGTCATCATTATAACAAGCCTTACCTAACTTAGTTAATTTATAAGCTCCAACCTCATAGATAAACTCATCAGCACAATTACGATTTTCCATAGCACTTTCGAAAACTGAACCCACTTCTGGATCACTATAATGAAGATAACTGGTTTCATTTTCACATAATTTATCGGGAGATGCTTCCAATTTTTCATTACCACTGCAGCAGTAGATTGCAAGGAATAACATTAATTTACAATTGATCAATTTTAACATGAATACAAGGCTCACTTTCAAGATATTGTACAATGTCAGTATTCTTAATACTACTAATGGCGTGCAGTATCCGAACTACTTTTTCATTTTTAGTTAAAGATTCAATAAACTTTTCAGCACTAAGATTATTAAGTGAAATATCTACTACATTGAGCTTATTGTATACTTCTTCAGGTACACAATGTAATAATACGCGTTTTCCCTCTTTCGCTAGTTGACTTATTGAGTAAGAACCTTAATGCGCTATTAATGATAAACTTAAGGCAACAGATGTACTCGGGGGATAGGATCTTTTTCTTCTTTCTACGGTTCCAAACATCCGAGGATTGTATCACTGGTTGGGTCTTAGATACAGTTGCTATTGAATAAGTTCCAGTTCTGTAGCGTTATTGAATTCAAAATTATATTTATTATCTTTTTCATCATCCAGAAAGGTAATGATTTCCATTGAGCCTTCTTTAATTTTTACTTCAATGTTTTTTTCTTTTAACCCTTCATCCTCAACGTTAGGTTGTCCTATGGCAAAATTATCAATATTGTATAAATGGCCTCTTGCATACTTATATACAAAGAATACAGACATGTAGTAATCATCCAATTCTACTAAAAAAACTTTGGATTCTAGGCACTTGAAATACCACATATCTAATTCACCTCTATCGTATATGTCTTCTATCTTGAATGTTTTGTTAATTGAAGAAGATTCATTCTGATAATTGATGTATGGATATTCTATAGCTATATCAATTTCATCATAACTATAATTATAAATACCACTCTCAAAACTAGTTTCTGTGTATTCCTTTTTTTCACAACATCCTTGATTTATTTCATTTAGCGGCTGGTTTTTTGGGTAATCTTCTAAGCCAAGCTCAATATTTTCCTTTTCTAGTTCAGATTGCCTACTATTGTATTTACTACATGATAAAATTATTATCGATAATATAAGTAATAATCCAAGATAAAGTTTTATTGCCATAATGTCTCCTTTATAAGATTTTGAAAACTTTTGTCTTCTGGTGTTAAATCATGTTCTGTTTTAATCGGGAAATAAATACAAGGGTTACATCTTTTGTCAAATCCAAATGTATTTATATCGTTGGTTATTTCTAAGTGTAAGTGTGGGTTACGTGTACTAATATTAGCTCCACCCCTTCCTGAAATACCTGTTAATCCAATTATATCGTTTGGCCCAACTTCCTCTCCTTGTTTGAAAAAATCATTTTTACTTAGATGCATATAAACAAGATAGAATGGACCATCATAATTAAAATTTATATCTAATACTTCCCCTTCATTTTTATAAGTAGGTTTGTAATCAGTATTTCGAAGCTCTTTGAAAGTATCTTCGTCTTTAACTTTCAGTACAACAACATGTCCAGCGAGAGATGTAGATGTATAAACACGCGCAACAACAGATTCGACACATGCATATACTTTTTTTCCTGGTTTTGCTAATAAGTCCACACCAGCATGGTTTCCAACATTATCCCTTATATTTTCGCCAAAAGACCCATGCCATGGTTTATCGTGTCCACCCTGACTGTACAAACAAAGCATAGGATCATCAATTGGTGGTCTCCAATTGGCCGGCTGAGCATAATTCACCCGCATCTTCAACCTTCCACCGCTCTCCACTCTCTTTACAAAATTCTTCTTAAACACCTCCATGTCGGTGAAATCGGTCTCACTATCATAGATATGAATATTGCCGCCGGTATTTCTGCTTTCGTTTCCAAGTACACACAAATTGGTTCTGCCCTGATTTTTGGTTTCGGGGTCGTGCTCAAGCCATAAGCGGTACTTGCCCCAACGTTTTACTCCTCCTGGCCAAGTTCCGCCAAATGTGCCTCGCCAAAAACCAAGGTCATCTATGCACTGAAGATTATCCCGCTTTAGCCACCAGATACCTTCGGGAATGGGACCCTTATCCACTTCGTCCTGACCTTCAGGCGGCTGCAGATCTGGGCTTCCGGTGAACGCTTTGAGCGTGTTAACACTGGTAGTGTCATTAACCTTAAAGGGTACCTCTTTTCCATCCTCATCAAACCACTGCAAAGAGGAGCCACTAAAAGTAAGATACTCTCTTCTTCTCAGGGCAATTGTAAAGGGGTTACATATCGGTTCGGAAGCGTCACCAACTAACGCCACAAGCTCAAAAAAAAAGATATTACATATTCATAGCAAACGAGTTACTGATCGGCTCTGAATCTACATGACAAAGGTTCGTTCATTTCATTAAGTGACTTTTATATACATCTAATCATGTTTGATGTTGTTTATGTAAAAGCTTCTGCTAATTTCATACCCTACAGGACCATCTTCAGAATTTTTCGATGTAACCCTTCTAATGTCAGCATAGAAAGTAATTTCAATGCAGGAGCCTATACTAATTTGATTTAGATCCATATCAGGCATATCGTGATATGTGAAGGATATCCAGATAGAATCCTTATCTGAATCCACAATTTGAATTCCTCCTGTACCACTTGTAATTGAAGTGTCTTCAAGAGCTATAACAATGCCTCTAACCAAGCCTGTTGAATCAGAATACTTGAATTTAGTTGCCTTACATGAATTAAGATTATTATTGTTAATAATATCAGAGCTGTCGTCTGAAGCAACTGTTTTGTTATGGTTAACAGATTCGGATGGAATTGACACCTGTTTATTGCTATCAATCTTACATGCTAAAACAATTACCCACACACAAACTATAATTTTGAGAAACCAGTTATGCATTTATGTTCCCTTCGATTAATACAGTTAATTTATCTCTATTCATTTCGTTTGGACTTGTACAGAAAAACTTATCAATCAAATATTTATTTCGAGTAAACTCTCTGACATCTATATGGACCCAAGTTGTTGCTCCCGTATCTACCGATTCAAGAGAAAACCTATCCGTACTGGCAGGCATCACCCAGTCGACTGTAGCATTAAGAACTTCACGTTTTTGACATATTGTCCGTACTTGTTCTGCCACAACTCGTCTATCAGCATCACTTTGAGTATTCCTGTTAATCCAATTTCCATTTCGCTCTACTTCATATAGTATATCTACTGCTTTACCTCTATGGTTCACTGTTGAGCCGTAGCAACGGTAACCTGAGCTAAATCCATGTAAACGATATTTAGTTGTATTTTGTAAGAGATGAAATTGCAAGCCACGAACAGCCCAAAGTAGAGACCTATGAATACCGGGGTATTCGTATCTATGGAATGCTTCCCGTGTGGATGCCCCCGAAAACTCATTCAAATATTTCCCATTTCCATATCCATTACATTTGACAGTAACATCACTCATTGCAGGACATTTACATTTTAATTGATCAAACAGTCTAACACTAATCGTATATGCCTCCCCAAATTCATCAATAGCCTCGGCTACAGCCATATCCACTATGCCCTTAGGATTACCCCGTTTCATATAAAGCTTCTCGAAATTTTTAACTTTTGTCTCCGTCAGATCATCAAAAACATCCGATGGTACACCACCCCCAAAACCAGCCAACCGTATATTTATCTCCTCAACTATTTTTCCTGTATCACCCTTCTTATAACTTTTAGCATAATTCACCCGCATCTTCAACCTTCCACCGCTCTCCACTCTCTTTACAAAATTCTTCTTAAACACCTCCATGTCAGTGAAATCGGTCTCACTATCATAGATATGAATATTGCCGCCGGTATTTCTGCTTTCGTTTCCAAGTACACACAAATTGGTTCTGCCCTGATTTTTGGTTTCGGGGTCGTGCTCAAGCCATAAGCGGTACTTGCCCCAACGTTTTACTCCTCCTGGCCAAGTTCCGCCAAATGTGCCTCGCCAAAAACCAAGGTCATCTATGCACTGAAGATTATCCCGCTTTAGCCACCAGATACCTTCGGGAATGGGACCCTTATCCACTTCGTCCTGACCTTCAGGCGGCTGCAGATCTGGGCTTCCGGTGAACGCTTTGAGCGTGTTAACACTGGTAGTGTCATTAACCTTAAAGGGTACCTCTTTTCCATCCTCATCAAACCACTGCAAAGATGAACCGTTAAAAACAAGGTGCTCTTTTCTTCTCAGGGCAATGGTAAAGGGGTTGCATAACGGTTCAGAATCAACCCCGCCCAGAGCCACCAGTTCAACAGTGTACCCGGCAGTATCTGAAGGAAGTGTAAGTTGAATTCGGTTTCCATTACGGTCGAGATCTTTTTGAACAGAGGTGATCTCTCCGTTTTCGTTCTTTTCATATCTAAGCTGCCATCTGATACTCTCTTCAAATTCACGCATCTTTTCGGTGGGGTTGTCTATTGTATAGGAATACTCCAGTTCCCACTGAGGCAAAGTCTTAGTATCATAACGATAGGGCCTTATTTCATCATTTTCAGCCTTAACAGACACCGGCATTCCAGGTTTAGTGGCCAGAGACTGTCCCATGTCTCCCCCTGAGATAAGGGTGAGCTCTTTTATGGTGAAATCTGTTGCGAAGTTAGGGGGCAGCACCTTATCACCTATATTTTACAACAACTCTTCTACTGTATTAAAAGGAATTCCCCTTTAGAATTTATTGTGTATTTTTCTTTTTTAATCAAACCATCACCCTGGACTGATCCGGAATATGGTGAGAAATACTCAGAAATAATAATCTTATATTCCTCTGAAATTTTATATCGCTTGCCCAAAACTCCATGTACACCTTCATGACTATAATCCCTAACTGACTGAATATTTAACAATCTAATACTATTTGATATGCTGCCTAAAAACAATAAACTTTCACCAGACACTTCTGTAACCGCTAATAAAAAAATCTTATTATTCCCAA is a window encoding:
- a CDS encoding peptidase, M23 family yields the protein MALVGDASEPICNPFTIALRRREYLTFSGSSLQWFDEDGKEVPFKVNDTTSVNTLKAFTGSPDLQPPEGQDEVDKGPIPEGIWWLKRDNLQCIDDLGFWRGTFGGTWPGGVKRWGKYRLWLEHDPETKNQGRTNLCVLGNESRNTGGNIHIYDSETDFTDMEVFKKNFVKRVESGGRLKMRVNYAQPANWRPPIDDPMLCLYSQGGHDKPWHGSFGENIRDNVGNHAGVDLLAKPGKKVYACVESVVARVYTSTSLAGHVVVLKVKDEDTFKELRNTDYKPTYKNEGEVLDINFNYDGPFYLVYMHLSKNDFFKQGEEVGPNDIIGLTGISGRGGANISTRNPHLHLEITNDINTFGFDKRCNPCIYFPIKTEHDLTPEDKSFQNLIKETLWQ